Proteins from one Pygocentrus nattereri isolate fPygNat1 chromosome 16, fPygNat1.pri, whole genome shotgun sequence genomic window:
- the rbp4l gene encoding retinol binding protein 4, like, translated as MEYYKFALLVVFLSYIERCWSSSCVVDSFTVKQDFDPKKYAGKWYAQQKKDPEGLFLQDNISAEYTIDEDGTMTASSKGRVTLFGFWVVCADMAAQYTVPDPSTPGKMFMTYQGLASYLSSGGDNYWVIDTDYDNYAITYACRTLKDDGTCEDGYALVFSRNPRGLPPAIQRIVRHKQEEICMAGQFQPVLQSGAC; from the exons ATGGAATACTACAAATTTGCCCTGCTTGTGGTCTTCTTGTCCTACATTGAACGGTGCTGGTCTTCTTCCTGTGTGGTGGACAGCTTCACAGTCAAGCAGGACTTCGATCCAAAAAAG TATGCAGGAAAATGGTATGCCCAGCAGAAGAAAGACCCAGAGGGACTCTTTCTCCAGGACAACATTTCTGCAGAATACACTATTGATGAGGATGGCACCATGACTGCTTCCTCCAAGGGTCGTGTCACTCTGTTTGG ATTCTGGGTTGTGTGCGCTGATATGGCTGCCCAGTATACTGTGCCTGACCCCTCCACCCCTGGAAAAATGTTCATGACCTACCAGGGCCTGGCCAGCTACCTGTCCAGTGGAG GTGACAACTACTGGGTCATTGATACCGACTATGACAACTATGCCATCACCTATGCATGCCGCACCCTGAAAGATGATGGCACCTGTGAGGACGGATATGCCCTGGTTTTTTCTCGTAACCCCCGTGGCCTGCCCCCTGCCATCCAGCGCATTGTGCGCCATAAGcaagaggagatctgcatggctGGCCAGTTCCAGCCTGTGCTACAGTCAG GAGCTTGCTGA
- the slc26a1 gene encoding sulfate anion transporter 1 has translation MDTTPLEDMEVAKSPPMISLERKVRPRKGPVEIIRTKLRRQLSCSVPKVKSTITDFFPVMLWLPKYKIKEYAWGDLMSGLIVGIILVPQAIAYCLLAGLEPIYGLYTSFFGNIIYFILGTSRHVSVGIFSLMSLMVGQVVDREVYLAGFDLSDESKQSSLDSEWNITEDFSKTAINLTINAFNIKCGKECYAISIATALTFLAGVYQVVMAVFRMGFVSIYLSAPMLEGFATGASCTILTVQAKYLLGLKIPRHQGYGTVVVTWINIFKNIHNTNFCDMITSAICIAVLLGGKELQERYKNRLKMPLPTELVVVALATIVSHFADLNGHYSSSVSGAIPTGFIPPQVPDFELMPRLALDAIPLAVISFAFTVSLSEMFAKKNGYTVRPNQEMLAIGFCNIIPSFFHCFTTSAALAKTMVKDSTGCQTQVSSVISAFVVLLVLLFLAPFFYSLQKCVLACIIIVSLRGALQKFRDFPRLWRLSKIDAVVWMVTMSSAALISVEIGLLVGVVFSMICVVAQTQYPKVSLLGQIENTNHYEDMGDYNSLLSIPKVKIFRFQAPLYYANKDFFLKSLYKAVGLEPFLEITRRRKIEKKAKIRAAKKPDEENGDVSIGLITSELDFHTIVLDCSSISFIDTTGTNTLKGLLKEYKEVGVNVILACCNTKVIDSLRQASFFGSDDKEMYTVSFHTVHNAVSFAIDDAAASVNASSV, from the exons ATGGATACAACACCATTAGAAGACATGGAGGTTGCAAAATCTCCACCCATGATATCCTTGGAACGCAAAGTTCGACCAAGAAAAGGACCAGTAGAGATCATAAGGACCAAACTGCGCCGCCAACTATCTTGTTCTGTGCCCAAAGTAAAGAGCACAATAACAGACTTCTTCCCTGTGATGCTCTGGTTGCCAAAGTATAAGATAAAGGAATATGCATGGGGTGATCTCATGTCAGGCCTCATAGTGGGGATAATTTTGGTCCCTCAAGCCATTGCGTACTGCCTACTGGCAGGCCTGGAACCCATTTATGGTTTGTATACatccttttttggaaatatcaTCTACTTTATCTTGGGCACATCCAGACATGTATCTGTGGGTATCTTCAGTCTCATGAGTTTAATGGTGGGACAGGTTGTAGATCGAGAAGTCTATCTGGCAGGTTTTGATTTGAGTGACGAGAGTAAGCAAAGCTCCTTGGACAGTGAATGGAACATCACTGAAGACTTCAGCAAAACTGCAATTAATCTCACCATAAATGCCTTCAATATAAAGTGTGGAAAAGAATGCTATGCTATCAGTATTGCAACTGCATTAACATTCCTTGCTGGAGTTTACCAG GTAGTAATGGCTGTGTTTAGGATGGGGTTTGTCTCCATTTACCTATCTGCTCCAATGCTGGAAGGCTTCGCCACTGGTGCCTCATGTACCATTCTAACAGTCCAGGCTAAGTATCTACTGGGCCTCAAAATCCCTCGCCACCAGGGCTAtggaacagtggtggtgacttGGATCAACATTTTTAAGAACATACACAACACCAACTTCTGTGATATGATCACAAGTGCTATTTGTATTGCTGTGCTACTGGGAGGGAAAGAGCTGCAGGAACGGTACAAGAATCGTCTGAAGATGCCACTGCCCACAGAACTTGTAGTAGTGGCATTAGCCACCATAGTGTCCCATTTTGCTGATCTCAATGGACACTACAGCTCTAGTGTCTCAGGTGCCATTCCAACTGGTTTCATTCCCCCACAGGTCCCAGATTTTGAACTGATGCCAAGGCTAGCACTTGATGCCATTCCACTAGCTGTGATCAGTTTTGCCTTTACTGTTTCCCTGTCAGAGATGTTTGCTAAAAAGAATGGATACACAGTGAGACCAAATCAGGAGATGTTGGCGATTGGTTTTTGTAACATTATTCCATCCTTCTTCCACTGCTTCACCACAAGTGCTGCTCTGGCCAAAACTATGGTGAAAGACTCAACAGGCTGCCAAACACAGGTCTCTAGTGTAATAAGTGCCTTTGTAGTACTCTTGGTCCTTTTATTTTTAGCCCCATTTTTCTACTCCCTGCAGAAGTGTGTCCTTGCCTGCATCATTATTGTCAGCCTGAGAGGCGCCCTGCAGAAATTCAGAGACTTTCCCAGGCTTTGGCGTCTCAGCAAGATTGATGCAGTTGTCTGGATGGTGACCATGTCTTCAGCTGCTTTGATTAGCGTGGAGATTGGACTACTGGTTGGGGTAGTCTTTTCTATGATTTGTGTTGTGGCTCAAACCCAGTACCCCAAGGTTTCACTACTGGGTCAAATCGAGAACACTAATCACTATGAAGACATGGGCGACTACAACAGCCTTTTGAGCATTCCCAAAGTAAAAATTTTCCGCTTTCAGGCTCCCCTTTATTATGCCAATAAAGACTTTTTCTTAAAGTCATTATACAAAGCAGTTGGACTTGAACCATTCCTTGAAATAACCCGGaggagaaaaatagagaaaaaggcaaaaataagAGCTGCAAAGAAGCCTGACGAAGAAAATGGTGATGTAAGTATAGGTCTAATAACTAGTGAGCTGGATTTCCATACCATAGTCTTGGACTGTTCCTCCATATCCTTCATTGACACTACAGGAACGAACACCTTAAAAGGACTGTTGAAAGAATATAAAGAGGTTGGGGTAAATGTAATCCTAGCTTGCTGCAACACAAAGGTCATAGATTCTCTGAGACAAGCTTCTTTCTTTGGTTCTGATGATAAAGAAATGTATACAGTCTCATTCCACACTGTTCACAATGCAGTTTCTTTTGCCATTGATGATGCTGCAGCATCAGTTAACGCTTCATCTGTGTAA
- the zgc:86764 gene encoding protein regulator of cytokinesis 1: MMGSRRSEAMASSLVTGINHAMARLVDIWDSIGIMEDQRIERMQTVKKYIEDLLTDMISEEESLRHRIKTSIITTQKQLETLCLELSEEPYKLEEDLTVLQMEKNLRCRLEALLKEKTERMKELNGLRQQDEELCVTLCATPYYIPSGSMPSRTQLQELKEHIKKLSEEKESRVKVFSGLREDIRNLMDEMGHEPETTLERESVCSDTDIFLLTHENIKALKLLLSQLEMKKESLILTRDKLKDRAMSLWNRLSCPEQEAAEFKQEALRTLSDEIRRWQNVVERLEVLQRAKLEEVIDKVRQELVVLWDKCMFGPEQREAFGSHFCDNNYTEELLSLHDSELLKVKEFYETARPLLESIEKWEKHWAIFQDFERKAADPNRFSNRGGALLKESKDRAKVQKLLPKLEEELKVRVEAWEKNQGPPFLIRGQGIMEYISKQWEEHRLQKDKEKTERMSKKADTSQFKTPIKRAHGQANSAVTPSKIRKTPNQASLRTTTVSSSSSTSSVSSTFLCVPGKPPLSAKRTKTVETYPVPRTPLQEFNTDKKPVAISYSDFTNELSRKASHDAVLNSTVKDVL, translated from the exons ATGATGGGGAGTCGAAGAAG TGAAGCCATGGCCTCCTCGCTTGTGACCGGGATAAACCACGCTATGGCGAGGCTGGTGGACATATGGGACAGTATCGGCATCATGGAGGATCAGAGGATTGAACGAATGCAGACTGTGAAGAAATATATTGAG GACCTTTTGACAGACATGATCAGCGAAGAGGAATCCCTGAGGCATCGGATCAAAACCAGTATCATTACTACTCAGAAGCAGTTAGAGACGTTGTGTCTTGAGTTGTCTGAGGAACCATATAAA TTGGAGGAAGACCTGACCGTCCTGCAGATGGAGAAGAACCTCCGCTGTCGTTTGGAGGCACTCCTCAAGGAGAAGACTGAGCGGATGAAGGAGCTGAATGGCTTGAGGCAGCAGGATGAGGAGCTATGTGTAACCCTGTGTGCTACGCCCTACTACATTCCAAGTGGCAGCATGCCCTCCCGCACACAGCTCCAAGAGCTCAAAGAGCATATTAAGAAACTGAGCGAAGAGAAG GAGAGCAGGGTGAAGGTGTTCTCTGGGCTCAGGGAGGACATCAGGAACCTGATGGATGAGATGGGCCATGAGCCTGAAACCACTCTGGAGAGAGAGTCCGTGTGCTCTGATACGGACATCTTCCTACTTACACACGAGAACATCAAAGCTCTGAAGCTGCTGCTCAGTCAG CTAGAAATGAAGAAGGAATCCCTTATTTTAACTCGGGACAAGCTCAAAGATCGAGCCATGAGCCTGTGGAATCGTCTGAGTTGTCCAGAACAAGAAGCTGCAGAATTCAAACAGGAAGCACTCCGTACACTTTCTGATGAAATTAGAAGG TGGCAGAATGTGGTGGAGCGTCTGGAGGTGCTCCAGAGGGCCAAGTTGGAAGAGGTGATAGACAAAGTGCGACAGGAGCTTGTGGTCCTCTGGGACAAATGTATGTTTGGACCAGAGCAAAGAGAAGCTTTCGGTTCCCACTTCTGTGATA ATAATTATACTGAGGAGCTGCTCTCTCTGCACGACAGTGAGCTGCTGAAGGTGAAGGAGTTTTATGAGACAGCACGTCCATTACTGGAAAGCATcgaaaaatgggaaaaacacTGGGCTATCTTCCAGGACTTTGAG AGGAAGGCTGCAGATCCGAACCGGTTCTCCAACAGAGGAGGTGCCTTATTGAAGGAAAGCAAGGACAGGGCCAAAGTGCAGAAATTGCTTCCTAAG CTTGAAGAGGAGCTGAAAGTACGTGTAGAGGCTTGGGAGAAGAATCAAGGCCCCCCCTTTCTAATTAGAGGACAGGGGATCATGGAGTACATTTCCAAGCAATGGGAAGAACATCGCTTGCAGAAGGACAAGGAGAAGACCGAGCGC ATGTCCAAGAAAGCGGACACCTCTCAGTTTAAAACCCCCATTAAGAGAGCTCATGGACAAGCGAATAGTGCCGTGACTCCCAGCAAGATAAGGAAG ACGCCTAATCAGGCTTCACTCCGCACGACTAcagtgagcagcagcagcagcaccagcagcgTGTCCAGCACCTTCCTGTGTGTGCCTGGCAAGCCTCCACTCTCAGCCAAG AGGACTAAGACTGTTGAGACTTATCCAGTCCCCCGAACACCACTGCAGGAGTTCAACACTGATAAAAAGCCCGTCGCCATCAGCTACTCCGATTTTACG AATGAGCTCTCCAGAAAGGCCAGTCACGATGCTGTTCTGAACTCCACTGTTAAAGACGTGCTGTGA